GCGCCGGCGTCCCTGACCAGGAGGGTGCCGGCGTCGCGGTCCGTCATTGCCTGGGCGTGGGCCGTGTGGTCGTCCACTGCACCTCCGGGGCCCAGGCCAATGTGGCAATGCGCGTCCACCAGGCCCGGAAGCACCCACCCGTCCAGCACCGCGTCCGGCGGTGCCGGCGGCCGGTTGAACGTCAGTCGTCCGTCGACGGACCAGAGCCCGTGCCGTTCCCGGTCGGGACCGATGAGCACGGTCCCGGTGAATTCGATGATGCCAGCCATGCCTCAAGCCTAATCCGGCCGGCCCCGCAACCGGCCGGCCGATGCCTGCCGCTGTCACACCCGGCACAGCAGGGCATAGCCCCGCGGCCGTGTGGTAGCTTCGTTTACGACCACACGGGTGCCCTTGCAGGGGCTGAGATCGGGCTGATGCAGCCTGCGACCGTTGAACCTGTCCGGGTAATGCCGGCGAAGGAAGTGAGTATTCCGTGAATACGCAAGAAACACAGCTGTTCCCTGCCCAAAATGAGACTGCCGCCGGAAGTTCGGGCACGATTGAAACGCAGTCCCTGAAGTCCCACTCGTTGGCGTTCATCGCGGACGAGGACACCGGGATCCGGGTGCCGGTCACCGAGATTGCCTTGGAGAACTCCCCGGACGGCTCAGCCAACGGCCCATTCCAGGTCTACCGGACCGCCGGGCCCGGCAGCGACCCCGTGGTGGGGCTGGAGCCGTTCCGGATGCGGTGGATCGAATCGAGGGGTGACACCGAGCCCTACAGCGGCCGGGAACGGAACCTGCTCGACGACGGCAAGTCGGCCGTGCGCCGCGGTGCCGCCTCCGCGGAGTGGAAGGGTGCGCAGCCGGTGCCCCGCCGCGCCGTCGACGGGAAGACTGTCACCCAGATGCACTACGCCCGCCAGGGTGTGGTGACGCCCGAGATGCAGTTCGTAGCCCTCCGCGAAAACTGCGACGTGGAACTGGTCCGCAGCGAAGTGGCTGCCGGCAGGGCAATCATCCCCAACAACATCAACCACCCGGAATCCGAACCGATGATCATCGGCAAGGCCTTCCTCGTGAAGATCAATGCCAACATCGGCAACTCGGCCGTTACGAGCTCCATCGCAGAAGAGGTCGACAAGCTGCAGTGGGCCACGCAGTGGGGCGCCGACACGGTGATGGACCTGTCCACCGGCGACGACATCCACACCACCCGGGAATGGCTCATCCGCAACTCCCCGGTCCCGATCGGCACGGTACCGATCTACCAGGCCCTGGAGAAAGTCAACGGCGAGGCCAACGCCCTCACCTGGGAGATCTTCCGCGACACCGTGATCGAGCAGTGCGAACAGGGCGTGGACTACATGACCATCCACGCCGGGGTGCTGCTCCGATATGTTCCGCTCACAGTCAAGCGGGTCACCGGGATCGTGTCCCGGGGCGGCGCCATCATGGCCGGCTGGTGTCTCGCGCATCACCAGGAAAACTTCCTGTACACGCACTTCGACGAGCTGTGTGAAATATTCGCCAAGTACGACGTCGCGTTCTCCCTAGGGGACGGACTGCGCCCCGGGGCCACGGCCGATGCCAACGACGCCGCCCAGTTCGCCGAGCTGGACACCCTGGCCGAACTGACCCAGCGCGCCTGGGAGTTCGACGTCCAGGTGATGGTCGAAGGTCCGGGCCACGTACCGTTCCACCTGGTACGCGAAAACGTGGAACGCCAGCAGGAACTCTGCAAGGGAGCCCCCTTCTACACGCTCGGCCCGCTGGTCACGGACGTCGCACCGGGATACGACCACATCACGTCCGCCATCGGCGCTACGGAAATCGCCCGCTACGGCACAGCCATGCTCTGCTACGTGACACCCAAGGAACACCTCGGGCTGCCGAACAAGGACGACGTGAAGACCGGTGTGATCACCTACAAGATCGCCGCCCACGCGGCCGACCTCGCCAAGGGCACCCCGGCGCGCATGAGCGCGACGACGCCCTGTCCAAAGCCCGGTTCGAATTCCGCTGGCGCGACCAGTTTGCACTGTCACTGGACCCGGTCACGGCGGAGGCCTTCCATGACGAGACCCTCCCCGCCGAGCCGGCGAAGACGGCCCACTTCTGTTCGATGTGCGGTCCGAAGTTCTGCTCCATGCGCATCAGCCAGGACATCCGGGACGAATACGGCTCCGCTGAAGCCCAGGCCGCACTCGCGAAAATGGCTGACGGCATGCGGGAGAAGAGCAACGAATTCCTCGCCGCGGGCGGCAAGGTGTACCTGCCGGAGCTGCAGCTTCCGAACGCGAAACAGACCGCCTCGAAATAGCCTGAGGAGATGGGATCCGCTACGACGCGTGTGAGTGCTGACGCCGGCTGACGTCAGCGATGAACGACCGGATAAACCGGTCGCCCTCCACCGAGTCCTGGGGCCGGTGTCCGCCCGCGGCAACGCGGTGCAGGGCACCGGTCTCCCGGAGGTAGCCGGCGATTTCCTCGTACAGCGGTTCCCACCCGCCGGTGAGCACCAGCGTGGGAACTCCCGGAACTATCTGCAGCGGCGCTTCCCATGGGGGTGCCTGCAGCCGGAGCCGGCGCGCGGCGCTTCGGGCCTCCGGCGTGGCCGGCTCCTGGCTGTGAACCGAAAAGGCCCGCCGGACAAACTCGCGCTGGAAATCGTCGTCACCGAGCTGGTGCCGGACCTCGAAAAGGGGCTGCATCAGGGCGCGGTGCGCAGCGGTGGCCGGCAGTTCGGCGGTCAGGGACAGGCAGGCGGGCTCCACCAGCGCCAGGGAATGCACGAGGTCGGGGCGTTCCACGGCCGCCATCATAGCGGCGATGGCCCCTTGGGAGTGCGCGACGACGTGCCCGCCGGCCGCTCCCCTGCCTTCGTCCGCCAGGGCCCCCAACACAATGTCGGCGTCGGCCTGAAAGTCCGATTCAAGGGGCTCGGCCGAAGCATCGAAGCCGTGACGGCGCAGGAACAGGGCGTCGTAGTCCAGGGCCATGCCGTGCTGCTTGGGCCACGCCGCGGACCCAAAGGCCCCCGAACCGTGGACGAACACTACGCGCTGCTTAAACATGCCCCAACCCTATGGCAAACGCCGGACAATACAGCCCGACGACATCACAGTTGCCCGTGCCGGAAACTCCGCCGCCAGGAACTACTTGCTCCCGCCGAGGAACTTGTCGAAGCCCTTGGGCAGATTGAGCTGTGACGGATCAAAATCAGCTCCCTGCTGGCCAAACGAGGCTCCTGTAGGCAGCGCGTTGCCGGCGTTCGCCCGCCTGGCCTCGGCTTCGCGGAGTTCCTGCGCAGCTTTGGCCGGGTTACCGGACCTGGCCTTCTTCTTGGGGGCGTTCTTGGCACCCTTGCGGGGCCCGCCACCGCCCATGCCGGGCATCCCCGGCATCCCGGGCATACCTCCGCCGGCCGCCATCTTCTTCATCATCTTCTGCGCCTGGGCAAAACGCTCCAGCAGGCCATTGACGTCGGAAACGTGCATGCCCGAACCTTTGGCAATGCGGGCCCGGCGGGAGCCGTTAATGATCTTGGGGGCAACGCGCTCGTGCGGTGTCATGGAGCGGACAATCGCTTCCACACGGTCGATTTCACGTTCGTCGAACTGTTCCAGCTGCTGGCGGATGTTTTGCGCACCCGGCATCATCATGAGCATCTTCTTCATCGAGCCCATGTTGCGGATCTGCTGCATCTGGGCCAGAAAATCGTCCAGGGTGAAGTCTTCCTGGTCGGCGAACTTCTTCGCCATCCGGGCTGCTTCGTCTTTAT
This genomic window from Arthrobacter sp. 24S4-2 contains:
- a CDS encoding alpha/beta fold hydrolase, with product MFKQRVVFVHGSGAFGSAAWPKQHGMALDYDALFLRRHGFDASAEPLESDFQADADIVLGALADEGRGAAGGHVVAHSQGAIAAMMAAVERPDLVHSLALVEPACLSLTAELPATAAHRALMQPLFEVRHQLGDDDFQREFVRRAFSVHSQEPATPEARSAARRLRLQAPPWEAPLQIVPGVPTLVLTGGWEPLYEEIAGYLRETGALHRVAAGGHRPQDSVEGDRFIRSFIADVSRRQHSHAS